In the genome of Myxococcus stipitatus, one region contains:
- a CDS encoding fatty acid desaturase, whose protein sequence is METPVPYRAAPLGPWGVLVALVIVGAWGGHLAWLLTSPGWAWDAPLTWLHVVFQAWLCTGLFITGHDAMHGTVARPAWVNEVVGTIACFLFAGLSYRRLVLNHRAHHEHPTGETDPDFSSRTQSFWPWLGTFMVRYTTLPQLGVMAAKFNILVYLGVSQPRVLLFWVLPAVLGTLQLFYFGTYLPHRRPDTPDMAPHHARTLPRNHLWAMLSCFFFGYHWEHHQSPGTPWWRLWRLKDSRTEQAARAVSARDAM, encoded by the coding sequence ATGGAGACTCCGGTGCCATACCGCGCGGCCCCGCTGGGGCCTTGGGGTGTCCTCGTCGCGCTCGTCATCGTGGGCGCGTGGGGCGGTCATCTGGCGTGGCTGCTGACCTCGCCCGGGTGGGCCTGGGACGCTCCGCTCACCTGGCTGCACGTCGTCTTCCAAGCCTGGCTGTGCACGGGGCTCTTCATCACCGGCCACGACGCCATGCACGGCACGGTGGCCCGCCCGGCCTGGGTGAACGAGGTGGTGGGCACCATCGCCTGCTTCCTCTTCGCGGGCCTGTCGTACCGCCGGCTGGTGCTCAACCACCGTGCCCACCATGAGCACCCCACGGGGGAGACGGACCCGGACTTCTCCTCGCGCACCCAGTCGTTCTGGCCGTGGCTGGGCACCTTCATGGTCCGCTACACCACGCTGCCGCAGCTGGGGGTGATGGCGGCCAAGTTCAACATCCTCGTCTACCTGGGCGTGTCCCAGCCGCGCGTGCTGCTGTTCTGGGTGCTGCCCGCGGTGCTCGGCACGCTGCAGCTCTTCTACTTCGGCACGTACCTGCCGCACCGGCGCCCGGACACGCCGGACATGGCGCCCCACCACGCGCGCACCCTGCCGCGCAACCACCTGTGGGCGATGCTGTCGTGCTTCTTCTTCGGCTACCACTGGGAGCACCACCAGTCCCCAGGCACGCCCTGGTGGCGGCTGTGGCGGCTCAAGGACTCGCGCACCGAGCAGGCGGCGCGCGCGGTGTCGGCCCGCGACGCGATGTGA